In the genome of Luteitalea pratensis, the window GTGGTTCGCGCGCGACGGCCGGCTGCTGGTTACGCCGGGCCTCTACGAATTCGCCCCGCCGAACGGCTGATCCCGCTGTCGTTCGGGCGCGCTACGGTAGTTGTCATGACTGCCGCTTCCCCATTGAAGGTGCTGGCGGATGCGATCCGCGCGACCGCCGACGCTGCTGCAACCGGCGTGCTGCAGGTGCGGGCCCGCGGTGCGCACCCGGCCACGGCTGCCCACATCGGCCCCGATCTGGTCGTCGCGCCATTGCACGCACTCGATCGCGACGAGGGTCTCGTGGTCGTCCGCGGCGAGCAGACGCTCGACGCCACTGTCGCTGGACGTGACGACACGCTCGACCTTGCCCTGCTGCGCGTACCGGGTCTCGGCGCGTCACCGCTCACCCTTGCAGACGACACGGCCGATGCCGCGCAACTGGTCGTCGCCGTTGCCCGCAGCTGGCAGGGCGACCTGATGGCCCGACTGGCGAGCATCACCGGTCAGACGTGCCTGTTACGACGCTGGCGTGCCGAACCGCTCCCCGCCCTCCTGCGAACCGACCTCCAGGCCGGGCGCGGCGTGTCCGGCGGCCTCCTCGTGGATCCTGACGGGAGGATCCAGGCGTGGGTGACGACGGGGCTCAGCCGTGGAGGCGTCGTGGGCATTCCTGCCGGCCTCCTGTCGGATCGCGTCGGGCGACTGTCGGCGCATGGGCGGATCAGGCGCGGCTACGTCGGCATGGCGGTGCAACCGGTGCTGCTGCCGCCGGCACAGCAGGCGCACGGACGCCATGGGCTGCTGGTCAGCGGCGTGGACGCGGACGGACCTGCGGCCGGCGCGGGCGTCTACGTGGGTGACGTGTTGATCGCGGCCAATGGCGATGCCCTGGTCGAACCCGGTGTGCTGCAAGGCCTCCTCGGCGAGTCGCGGATCGGGTCCGGGCTGCAGTTGCGGGTGCTCCGGGCCACGACGATCCACGACATAGCCGTCACCGTCGGTGAACGCGCACGGTAACCGGGGCGTCACAAGGTACGAGACACTTGTCCATGGACATCCTCCTGATTGCCCCGTCGGCTCGGCGCCGCGACCTGCTGCGAGAGCGGTTGCTGGGGGCCGGCCTCGTGCCGGCGGCCGAAGCTGCGGTGCCCAGCGACGCCGAGGACGTCACCGCGTCGGTCGGGCTGGCCGACGCCGTGCCGGAAGGCCGCGAGTGGATGCAGGCGCTGATGCCACTGCAGGGCCTGGCCGTCGTCGGCGCGCCGGCGCAATCGGTGGATCGCCTGCGCGACCTGGCCTTGACGGGGTGGGCGGCGCTGCCGGTCGACGTGTCGCCGACGCAGCTGCGCAAGGCGCTGGAGATGGTCGACGCCGGCTTCGCGGTGGCGCCGAGCGATTGGCTGCGGCCGGCACCGGCGGCCTCGGTGGTGCCGCGCGTGGACGTCGACGACGACCTGCAGGATGCGCCGCTGACCGATCGCGAGACCGACGTGCTGGACCTGTTGGCCGAGGGGTTGTCCAACCAGCGGATCGCCGAGCGCCTCGGCATCAGCCCACACACGGTGAAGTTCCACATCGCGTCGATCTACGACAAGCTCGACGCCCGCACGCGCACGCAGGCCGTGCGCCATGCCCTGGACCGCGGCTTGTTACAGATCTAGGAGGTCGTGTCTCAGGTCTCAGGTCTCAGGCAACATACAGCCCTGAGCCCAAAGCCCTGAGACCTGAGACTTGAAACCTGAGCCTATTTGGCCTGCAGCCGCGACACGAGCAGGTCGCGATAGCACTGGCATTCCTCGTCGAACCAGACGGCGCTGAACTCCGCGGCCATCGCCTCGATTTCCTCCGGCGTGTAGGCGGGGCCGCCGCCTGCTTCGACGAGTGCGCGCTTGTGCGCGGCAAACGCACGCGGTGGCTTCGACGCCAGCTGGCGGGCGATCGTCAGTGCGCGATGCCTGACGCTGGAGGGCGGCACGAGTTCATCCACGATGCCGTGTTCTTGTGCGCCCTGGGCGCGCCACGCGTGGCCCTCGAGGAACATCTGTCGCGCGGTCGGCCCTGGCACCACCGCCGCCAGCGCCTGCACGATGCGCGCGGGCAGGACCACCCCGAGGCTCACTTCGTTGAGCGCGAACTGGAAGTCGCCTTCCGCCATGACCCGCTCGTCGCAGGCCAGCGC includes:
- a CDS encoding S1C family serine protease; translation: MTAASPLKVLADAIRATADAAATGVLQVRARGAHPATAAHIGPDLVVAPLHALDRDEGLVVVRGEQTLDATVAGRDDTLDLALLRVPGLGASPLTLADDTADAAQLVVAVARSWQGDLMARLASITGQTCLLRRWRAEPLPALLRTDLQAGRGVSGGLLVDPDGRIQAWVTTGLSRGGVVGIPAGLLSDRVGRLSAHGRIRRGYVGMAVQPVLLPPAQQAHGRHGLLVSGVDADGPAAGAGVYVGDVLIAANGDALVEPGVLQGLLGESRIGSGLQLRVLRATTIHDIAVTVGERAR
- a CDS encoding helix-turn-helix transcriptional regulator; this encodes MDILLIAPSARRRDLLRERLLGAGLVPAAEAAVPSDAEDVTASVGLADAVPEGREWMQALMPLQGLAVVGAPAQSVDRLRDLALTGWAALPVDVSPTQLRKALEMVDAGFAVAPSDWLRPAPAASVVPRVDVDDDLQDAPLTDRETDVLDLLAEGLSNQRIAERLGISPHTVKFHIASIYDKLDARTRTQAVRHALDRGLLQI
- a CDS encoding enoyl-CoA hydratase/isomerase family protein, which produces MQHITLEREEGILVVTLSRGKANALTCEMVDELQQALNHAAADDRTHGVVVTSATAKMFCGGFDVEEVFGYAPDKLKRYMARFIRLFDTLRHLPKPTVAGLNGHTYAGGSILALACDERVMAEGDFQFALNEVSLGVVLPARIVQALAAVVPGPTARQMFLEGHAWRAQGAQEHGIVDELVPPSSVRHRALTIARQLASKPPRAFAAHKRALVEAGGGPAYTPEEIEAMAAEFSAVWFDEECQCYRDLLVSRLQAK